The following proteins are co-located in the Patescibacteria group bacterium genome:
- a CDS encoding ABC transporter ATP-binding protein, whose amino-acid sequence MLEQQEAIIKVEHLNVVFDEGTPKETHVLKDISVEIFPGEYVIIFGPSGCGKSTLLYHLAGLDNNIRDGKITIAGVDIASASDYDVLQIRKKKMGMVFQAYNLIPTIKVLYNVCLPLFFWGENNKETLEKAEAKLEVLGVLPQKNKLPSSLSGGQQQRVAIARALITEPDIIIADEPVGNLDFKSAYDVLTILHDLNVKQKKTILFVTHDMNYLPFADKVIFLWGGTLSKVEINKHKMTPKEKFGDIDKNKTSEITQKLATSLVDFILEGEEKDVLGKRVEHKLVQFLMDIISWNELMNFFSSPIRVGGLGFSPVRVKKIESLLKKMRMENNLMFFKYFHKIDRNDIVDIISHEVDFPLDSMQRERLAEIIEFRVSDIVTEDNMSKFLTAPEEEKGLNLPKDDATILNEKINIFLNLLQTIKSSEKTEPQQQNKQPA is encoded by the coding sequence ATGTTAGAACAGCAAGAAGCTATAATAAAAGTAGAGCATTTAAACGTTGTCTTTGACGAAGGGACACCGAAAGAGACTCATGTACTTAAGGATATCAGCGTGGAAATCTTTCCAGGCGAGTATGTGATAATATTCGGACCTTCCGGTTGCGGCAAATCTACTCTTTTGTATCATCTTGCCGGCTTGGACAACAATATCAGAGACGGGAAGATAACTATCGCCGGCGTTGATATCGCAAGCGCTTCTGATTACGATGTACTTCAGATAAGGAAGAAGAAGATGGGGATGGTCTTCCAGGCTTATAATCTTATCCCTACTATAAAAGTCTTGTATAATGTTTGCTTGCCTCTGTTCTTCTGGGGAGAGAATAATAAAGAGACTCTTGAAAAAGCCGAAGCTAAGCTTGAGGTGCTCGGCGTATTGCCTCAGAAAAATAAATTACCGTCTTCGCTTTCGGGCGGGCAACAGCAGAGAGTGGCGATTGCGCGAGCGCTTATCACTGAACCGGATATAATCATCGCCGATGAGCCTGTGGGAAACTTGGATTTTAAATCCGCTTATGATGTGCTTACTATACTCCATGACCTTAACGTCAAACAAAAGAAGACCATCCTCTTTGTCACTCATGATATGAATTATCTCCCGTTTGCTGATAAGGTCATCTTTTTATGGGGAGGGACGTTGTCAAAAGTAGAGATAAATAAGCATAAGATGACTCCAAAAGAAAAATTCGGAGATATTGATAAAAATAAAACGTCTGAGATTACTCAGAAGCTCGCCACTTCTTTGGTAGACTTCATACTTGAAGGAGAAGAGAAAGATGTGTTAGGAAAAAGAGTTGAGCATAAGCTGGTGCAATTTCTTATGGATATCATTTCGTGGAATGAGCTTATGAATTTCTTCAGTTCGCCTATCAGAGTTGGTGGTTTAGGCTTCTCTCCCGTCAGGGTGAAGAAGATAGAGTCGCTTCTAAAGAAGATGAGGATGGAGAACAATCTGATGTTCTTCAAATATTTCCATAAGATAGATCGCAATGATATCGTGGATATTATCTCTCATGAGGTGGACTTCCCTCTTGATTCTATGCAGAGAGAGCGATTGGCAGAGATTATAGAGTTTAGGGTTTCAGATATTGTGACTGAAGATAATATGAGTAAGTTCCTTACTGCTCCAGAAGAAGAAAAGGGATTAAATCTTCCAAAGGATGACGCTACCATTTTGAATGAGAAAATTAATATTTTCCTTAATTTATTACAAACAATAAAAAGCAGTGAAAAAACAGAACCACAACAACAAAATAAACAACCAGCTTAA
- a CDS encoding ABC transporter permease — protein MKKQNHNNKINNQLNSQAETGKISKRGDVFEFASIPDSQGFLSSLPIEHSDVPPDERGMFFVEFMDLISGQKEAGSDGLISRFFRKQKDFRYFFTELYWHAVFFINTFLDIIYIYYSKKFSRNKDRLNSFSEQDKLREIKIGEVGENESLVTERLSLDSSRKEKIELKTLALLSGRMFTSGSMRTILTILGISISIGVIMFLISFGYGLQKTVLQRITTEDSLLSLVVTLPEESLISKDRIEEIRSFKEVDKISPLVEYNGNMEMASVQIDASIFMVDSDYFSLAGLMSQDGTPLKIEEGNVVISSAIAILMGFEEGEAIGKKIKLSPTTVSGVEVGIISEEDIQNINKEKKSLVISGIISDDQSAFSYVLDTEFKDIEIDGYIEAKVKVRDEKSMDIIKEDLINKGYIISSISDTVDETRKIFRGIQAVLGFFGFIALIISAIGMLNIMTIVLLERTQEIGIMKAIGASNIDIWKIVISDAVIIGFLGGIGGSVIGIGTSKLFNLAFNILASRIGSQSVEIFQMPPGFMLVIITFSAVIGFATGIWPAIRASRIAPLEAIKYK, from the coding sequence GTGAAAAAACAGAACCACAACAACAAAATAAACAACCAGCTTAACTCGCAGGCGGAAACCGGCAAGATATCAAAAAGGGGCGACGTCTTTGAGTTCGCATCAATACCTGATTCACAAGGTTTTCTTTCCAGTTTGCCGATAGAGCATAGTGATGTTCCACCTGATGAAAGAGGGATGTTTTTCGTTGAGTTTATGGATCTTATATCCGGTCAAAAGGAAGCCGGTTCGGACGGCTTAATCTCCAGATTCTTTAGAAAGCAAAAAGATTTCAGATATTTTTTCACAGAGCTGTATTGGCACGCCGTATTTTTCATCAATACTTTCTTAGATATAATTTACATTTATTACAGTAAAAAATTTTCCCGCAATAAAGACAGATTGAATTCTTTTTCCGAACAAGACAAATTAAGAGAAATTAAAATAGGCGAAGTTGGTGAAAATGAAAGTCTCGTTACAGAAAGATTGTCTTTGGATTCTTCTCGAAAAGAGAAGATTGAATTAAAGACACTCGCGCTTCTTTCAGGTAGAATGTTCACCTCGGGAAGCATGAGGACTATTCTTACTATTTTGGGTATAAGTATCAGTATCGGCGTGATAATGTTTCTTATAAGTTTCGGATATGGCCTGCAAAAAACTGTCCTGCAGAGAATCACTACAGAGGATTCTTTGCTCTCCTTGGTTGTTACATTGCCTGAAGAAAGTCTTATATCTAAAGACAGGATAGAGGAGATAAGAAGTTTTAAAGAGGTTGATAAGATAAGCCCCCTTGTTGAATATAATGGGAATATGGAGATGGCCAGTGTTCAGATAGACGCCTCTATTTTTATGGTGGATTCTGATTATTTTTCTCTTGCCGGTCTTATGTCGCAAGACGGGACGCCTCTTAAGATAGAGGAAGGAAATGTGGTTATCTCTTCAGCGATAGCGATACTTATGGGCTTTGAAGAAGGAGAAGCTATTGGGAAAAAGATTAAGCTGAGTCCTACTACTGTCTCAGGCGTTGAGGTCGGTATAATAAGCGAAGAAGATATTCAAAATATTAACAAAGAAAAAAAGAGTTTGGTTATCAGCGGTATAATAAGCGATGATCAGTCCGCTTTTTCTTATGTCTTAGATACGGAATTTAAAGATATTGAAATTGACGGATATATTGAAGCGAAAGTAAAAGTTCGCGATGAAAAAAGCATGGATATTATCAAAGAAGATCTTATAAATAAAGGATATATAATATCTTCTATCTCGGATACTGTTGATGAAACAAGGAAAATATTTCGCGGAATACAGGCTGTTTTAGGCTTTTTTGGATTTATTGCGCTTATTATTTCAGCTATTGGAATGTTAAATATTATGACAATTGTGCTTTTGGAGAGAACTCAAGAGATAGGAATTATGAAGGCGATAGGCGCGTCAAATATTGATATATGGAAAATTGTGATATCAGACGCGGTTATCATAGGATTTTTAGGAGGTATTGGCGGTTCGGTAATAGGCATAGGAACATCTAAACTTTTTAATTTAGCTTTCAATATTCTTGCGAGTAGGATAGGCAGTCAGTCGGTAGAGATTTTCCAAATGCCTCCGGGATTTATGCTTGTGATAATAACTTTTTCTGCTGTTATCGGATTTGCGACAGGGATATGGCCGGCTATCAGAGCATCTAGGATTGCTCCGCTTGAAGCTATTAAATATAAATAA
- a CDS encoding PEP/pyruvate-binding domain-containing protein has product MTEVNINIKKNEEKVQADMNKIDIRMVGSKGLFLRDMFNAKVLVPPGFIMASIFEQFMEGTGLYARINTIMDASGVSLSDMNSILQASNEIVNLINNIDFPKELETRILNEFSKLKAEYVAVRPSFVIDGVSSLSLAREFPSQLNVNRDILIKSIKRIWATSFSPASIAYRLEKNIDMKRPLVVLLIQKMIDAEVSGVCFTSHPITKDRKQIVVEASFGLNEEVNTKGIARDTYIVDKNNWKILGKTIFPQKTMLTRVGSTTNEVEVGSVLQTKQKLSNAQILSLANLAKRVEDIYDRIPQKIEWALEKNNFYIIESQPISKA; this is encoded by the coding sequence ATGACTGAAGTTAATATAAATATCAAAAAAAATGAAGAAAAAGTTCAAGCGGATATGAACAAAATTGACATAAGGATGGTGGGGTCTAAAGGGCTATTCTTGCGCGATATGTTTAATGCAAAGGTCTTGGTGCCGCCAGGATTTATTATGGCTTCCATCTTTGAACAGTTTATGGAAGGGACAGGCCTTTATGCAAGGATAAATACCATAATGGACGCAAGCGGTGTTTCTCTAAGTGATATGAATTCAATACTCCAAGCATCAAATGAAATAGTAAATTTGATAAATAACATAGATTTTCCTAAAGAGCTTGAAACTAGAATATTAAATGAATTTTCAAAATTGAAAGCCGAGTATGTGGCAGTCAGGCCGTCATTTGTAATAGATGGCGTGTCAAGCCTGTCTCTGGCAAGAGAATTTCCAAGCCAGCTTAATGTAAACAGAGATATTCTGATAAAGAGCATTAAGAGAATTTGGGCAACATCTTTCTCTCCGGCATCTATAGCTTATCGCTTGGAAAAAAATATAGATATGAAAAGACCGTTAGTCGTTCTTTTGATCCAGAAGATGATAGACGCCGAAGTATCAGGGGTCTGTTTTACTTCTCATCCTATTACTAAAGATAGGAAGCAGATAGTGGTAGAGGCAAGTTTCGGCTTAAATGAAGAGGTTAATACGAAAGGGATTGCCAGAGATACTTATATTGTTGATAAGAATAATTGGAAAATATTAGGCAAGACAATTTTCCCTCAAAAGACGATGTTAACAAGGGTGGGTTCTACTACAAATGAAGTTGAAGTCGGTTCTGTACTTCAGACAAAGCAAAAGCTTTCAAATGCTCAGATTCTTTCTTTAGCAAATCTTGCCAAGAGAGTAGAAGATATTTATGATAGAATTCCTCAGAAAATAGAGTGGGCTCTTGAGAAGAATAATTTTTATATTATAGAATCTCAACCAATAAGCAAAGCATAG
- the ruvX gene encoding Holliday junction resolvase RuvX, giving the protein MRLLGIDYGRKNIGLAFSDESASFAFPDSVIINKGIDKSAEVVLGICKKNNVSKIIIGRSIDVKGKPNPIMEDILKFKKVIEEKSGIKVEFEDEFFTTREARILLSKDDNLGRRATRARIEKKNVKKTIDAQAAAIILKSYIERKKMLGD; this is encoded by the coding sequence ATGCGTTTATTAGGCATAGACTATGGCAGGAAAAATATAGGATTAGCGTTTTCAGACGAAAGCGCTTCTTTTGCTTTTCCAGACTCTGTGATTATAAATAAAGGTATTGATAAATCGGCAGAAGTAGTCTTAGGTATATGCAAGAAAAATAATGTTTCAAAGATTATAATAGGAAGGTCTATTGATGTTAAAGGAAAGCCTAATCCTATTATGGAAGATATTTTGAAGTTCAAAAAGGTCATTGAGGAGAAGTCCGGTATAAAAGTTGAATTTGAAGATGAATTTTTTACTACAAGAGAAGCGAGGATACTCTTGTCTAAAGATGATAATTTGGGCCGTAGGGCGACAAGGGCGCGCATAGAAAAAAAGAATGTGAAAAAGACGATTGATGCACAAGCCGCCGCTATAATTTTAAAGAGTTATATTGAACGTAAAAAAATGCTTGGAGACTAA
- a CDS encoding VTT domain-containing protein translates to MIFSLLNNLREWLKAWILRYANSEHATRALFGVSFAESSFFPIPPDFMLIAILVTRARRWWYYALVTLTGSLLGGLAGYLIGFLFFSSIGKFIIDFYDLNDVMQSLAFKYEANAFWTVFVAAFTPIPYKIITISAGFFNISIFSFITASLVGRGGRFFIIAFIMKVFGKKVASSIYRYFNIFSIIFVSIVIVVLFILKFWF, encoded by the coding sequence ATGATTTTTTCGTTGTTGAATAATTTAAGAGAGTGGCTGAAGGCTTGGATCCTGCGCTATGCTAACAGTGAGCACGCGACGCGCGCGTTATTTGGAGTTTCTTTCGCAGAAAGTTCATTTTTTCCTATTCCTCCTGATTTTATGCTTATAGCTATTCTTGTTACACGGGCAAGGCGATGGTGGTATTATGCCCTCGTAACATTGACAGGGTCTCTTTTGGGCGGGTTAGCCGGGTATCTTATAGGTTTTCTCTTCTTTTCAAGCATAGGAAAGTTTATTATTGATTTCTATGACTTAAATGATGTGATGCAGAGTTTGGCTTTTAAGTATGAGGCTAATGCATTTTGGACTGTTTTTGTCGCGGCTTTTACGCCTATCCCTTATAAAATTATAACTATATCTGCCGGATTTTTTAATATTTCCATCTTTTCCTTCATCACCGCTTCTTTAGTCGGCAGAGGCGGAAGATTCTTTATAATCGCTTTTATTATGAAAGTGTTTGGCAAAAAAGTCGCAAGCTCCATTTATCGTTACTTTAACATTTTTTCAATTATTTTCGTCTCTATTGTCATAGTTGTCTTGTTTATTTTAAAATTTTGGTTTTAA